The DNA window CTGGACCGTGGACGTAGGTAGACCAGGCTGCAGCAGCTATACTGCAGCAAGACCACGGTGAGGTGGGAGAAGCAGGCGGAGAAGGCTGGGTGGCGGCCCTCAGCAGAACGGAAGCGCAGGATGGCGGAGATGATGAACACACAGGAGACAGAAATGAGGACGAAGGGGACGGTCCGAACGAGGAGGCTCACGGCATAGAGGACAGCCTGGTGCAAGCGGGTGTCCGCGCAGGCCAGCCGCAGGACTGGCGGCACATCACGCAGGAAGTGGCTGATTTCCCGGCGGTGCCCGCAGAAGGGCAGGGGGAAGATTAAGGAGGTGAGCtgcagggggaggaagagggccaGGCCCACGGCACAGACCACCATTTGGATGCACAGCTTCTGGGTCATGATGAGCGGTCGTGAAGTGAGTGGCAGATGGCCACATAGCGGTCATAGGCCGTGACTGCCAAGAGAAAACAGTCAGTGCTGCCAAGCGTGACGTAAAGGAACATTTGGGTCCCACGAGTAGCTAAGGGAATGGGCTTCCGGGCCTCCAGAATGTTGGAAAGCATCAAAGGCACCACAACAGAGGTGTAGCAGATTTCCAGGAAAGACAGATTGGACCGGAAGAAATACATAGGGGTGCGGACGGCGCTGTGTGCTTACACTGCCCAGGTGATGGCTGTATTGCCGCAAAGGATCATCAAGTAGAGGAGGCGgaagaggatgaagaggaggGCCTGGCATTCCGGGACGGTGGTGAAGACTCGAAACACAAATTCAGTGGGGCCGGATTGGTTGAGGACAGGGCTTCTAGCAAACTTGTCTCCTGCAAAAGAAGAGCAGAAAGTGCTGAACCTTCCTTTACTGAGTTACTTAATTGCCTGAGTAGAATCAggcatttaaaatttgatttttgatTTGGAATTACCTATTTAGTATACCGTTTCCAATCTCCATGTTTGGGAATGAAATCACAATAGAGGGCATGGTATCTTATTCCTTGAAAATCTTCATGAACGGGATAGATTCTAATCTGTAAAAGTTTCTGGTGACAGAGATGTCGCCAGATGTTCCTggagaaactttttcttttttttaactctggtATTTAAAATCCAATTGACAAACGCTAACTCTTTGCTTGTATTTAATTAAACTAAAGAGTTGCATACAGTTTTACTTTGTTATCCATGGGGGATTGCTTCCAGGACCTCCTTGGATATCAAAATCCATGAATGCTCAAGTCGCTTTTATAAAATTGGATAGTATTTGcctataacctacacacatcttCCCGTTTACTTTACATACTCTCTAGATTActcataatacctaatacaatgtaaatgctatgtaaatagttgctggtgcctggcaaattcaagttttgctttttggaactttctggaaatttttttttcagatattttctattgttgatTGGTTGAACCCACGGGTGCAGAACACACGGATAGGGAGGGCCGATCTAGCTGTAGATAGTTTCAAAATTAGATAAGTGGACGTGATGTTTACTTTTTTGGTAAACATTCTTTTTGAAATATAGCATACATACAGAGAACTTTACAAattctaagtgtacagtttgatctGTT is part of the Balaenoptera musculus isolate JJ_BM4_2016_0621 chromosome 8, mBalMus1.pri.v3, whole genome shotgun sequence genome and encodes:
- the LOC118899589 gene encoding LOW QUALITY PROTEIN: olfactory receptor 10Q1-like (The sequence of the model RefSeq protein was modified relative to this genomic sequence to represent the inferred CDS: inserted 3 bases in 2 codons; substituted 1 base at 1 genomic stop codon) codes for the protein MEIGNGDKFARSPVLNQSGPTEFVFRVFTTVPECQALLFILFRLLYLMILCGNTAITWAVXAHSAVRTPMYFFRSNLSFLEICYTSVVVPLMLSNILEARKPIPLATRGTQMFLYVTLGSTDCFLLAVTAYDRYVAICHSLHXPLIMTQKLCIQMVVCAVGLALFLPLQLTSLIFPLPFCGHRREISHFLRDVPPVLRLACADTRLHQAVLYAVSLLVRTVPFVLISVSCVFIISAILRFRSAEGRHPAFSACFSHLTVVLLQYSCCSLVYLRPRSSTPEDEDXALVYTSVTPLLNPPIYTLRNKDVKGVLRNAVISKAASDTN